The following coding sequences lie in one Apium graveolens cultivar Ventura chromosome 1, ASM990537v1, whole genome shotgun sequence genomic window:
- the LOC141676589 gene encoding pentatricopeptide repeat-containing protein At3g22690, with the protein MSATHLPTLTTQQPIRPSINHPPETNSLKLCKTLKQLKQHQAHITKQGLNKKTHILTKLIAAYAELATPESLKHAKKAFLLYYNKKENGPYLYLLNCLIRGYAFCGFCDESIKIFVEMLRKNVGFDHYTFPFVLSACAKKDGFFEGVQVHGCVVKMGFEDDVYIQNSLIHFYCESGEVEKGRKVFDEMSERNVVSWTSLICGFARWGCAEEAVSLFFEMVGNGVRANEVTMVCVISACGKLRNLELGERVWRCVGELGVEENEVLVNAVVDMFMKCGAFDRAREVFRGCVGGNLVLYNTILSNYVHQGLAREVVPVVNDMLRQGLKPDRITMLSVISAAVELENYLYGKECHGYILRNGLEGCDGISNSLINMYMKCGNKEVACLIFDRMVNKTVVSYNSLIAGLVRNDDVELARKIFSEMPETNLVSWNTILAALVQESLFEEAIEHFRVMQSKGIRSDEVTMVSVASACGYLGALDLAKWTYKYIGTNNVVCDMRLNTALIDMFARCGDTQSAMLVFDSMKERDVSAWTAAIGAMAVEGNGERAVHLFHEMIMQGVKPDEVAFVRVLTACSHGGLVDQGMSIFQSMTESYKISPQIVHYGCVADLLGRAGLLSEALDLIKTMPMAPNDAVWRAFLAACRTHKNEKMATYAAGMIAESTGENSGVQVLLSNIYASAGKWTDVAEVRLNMKAMGIKKVPGSSSIEANGVIHEFTSGDQSHLVTDLVLPMLEEINYRLRDVSHVPDLKSVLLDVDEQEKDILLSRHSEKLALAFGLVSTSHGTPIRIIKNLRMCSDCHSYAKLVSEMYDRKIIIRDNNRFHFFQHGICSCCDYW; encoded by the coding sequence ATGTCTGCAACACATCTTCCAACTCTCACTACACAGCAGCCTATCAGACCAAGCATCAATCACCCACCTGAAACTAACTCACTTAAACTATGCAAAACCTTAAAACAACTAAAACAACATCAAGCCCACATCACAAAACAAGGCCTTAACAAAAAAACACACATTTTAACTAAACTAATAGCTGCTTATGCTGAACTAGCTACTCCTGAAAGCTTAAAACATGCAAAGAAAGCATTTTTATTGTATTATAACAAAAAAGAAAATGGCCCTTATCTTTATTTGTTGAATTGTTTGATTAGAGGGTATGCTTTTTGTGGATTTTGTGATGAGTCAATCAAGATTTTTGTCGAAATGTTGCGAAAAAATGTAGGGTTTGATCACTATACTTTCCCTTTTGTGTTGAGTGCTTGTGCTAAAAAAGATGGGTTTTTTGAGGGGGTTCAAGTTCATGGGTGTGTTGTGAAGATGGGTTTTGAAGATGATGTGTATATACAGAATAGTTTGATTCATTTTTATTGTGAGAGTGGGGAGGTTGAGAAAGGGAggaaggtgtttgatgaaatgtctgaGAGAAATGTGGTGTCGTGGACTAGTTTGATTTGCGGGTTTGCTAGGTGGGGGTGTGCTGAGGAGGCTGTGTCTTTGTTTTTTGAAATGGTTGGGAATGGGGTTAGGGCTAATGAGGTTACTATGGTGTGTGTGATTTCGGCTTGCGGGAAATTGAGGAACTTGGAGTTGGGAGAAAGAGTGTGGAGGTGTGTTGGTGAGTTGGGGGTAGAGGAGAATGAGGTTTTGGTGAATGCGGTTGTGGATATGTTTATGAAATGTGGCGCTTTTGATAGAGCGAGGGAGGTTTTTCGTGGATGTGTTGGTGGGAATTTAGTTCTTTACAATACGATTTTGTCGAATTATGTTCATCAGGGGCTAGCTAGGGAGGTGGTTCCGGTAGTGAATGATATGCTGAGGCAAGGGCTAAAACCAGACCGGATCACCATGTTGTCCGTTATCTCTGCAGCCGTAGAATTGGAGAATTATCTGTATGGTAAAGAGTGTCATGGTTATATTTTGAGGAATGGATTAGAAGGTTGTGATGGTATCAGTAATTCCCTTATTAACATGTACATGAAATGTGGAAATAAAGAAGTGGCTTGTTTGATTTTTGACCGAATGGTGAACAAGACTGTGGTCTCCTATAACTCGCTAATTGCAGGTCTTGTAAGAAATGATGATGTTGAGTTGGCTAGGAAAATATTCAGTGAGATGCCAGAGACTAATCTTGTGTCTTGGAACACCATTCTAGCTGCGTTAGTACAAGAGAGCTTATTTGAGGAAGCGATTGAACATTTTCGAGTAATGCAGAGTAAGGGAATTAGATCTGATGAGGTAACAATGGTTAGTGTTGCATCTGCCTGCGGATATTTGGGTGCCCTTGACCTTGCAAAATGGACCTATAAATACATTGGAACTAACAACGTGGTTTGTGATATGCGGCTCAATACAGCCTTAATCGATATGTTTGCTAGGTGTGGAGATACTCAAAGTGCAATGCTAGTTTTTGACTCAATGAAGGAGAGAGATGTGTCTGCTTGGACAGCAGCCATTGGAGCCATGGCCGTGGAGGGAAATGGAGAACGGGCAGTCCACCTGTTTCATGAAATGATCATGCAAGGGGTGAAGCCGGATGAAGTTGCATTCGTTAGGGTGCTGACAGCATGCAGCCATGGGGGTCTTGTAGATCAAGGCATGTCTATTTTCCAATCTATGACAGAAAGCTACAAAATTTCTCCTCAGATTGTTCATTATGGCTGTGTAGCTGATTTACTTGGTCGTGCTGGATTGTTAAGTGAAGCTCTTGACCTAATCAAAACAATGCCTATGGCACCGAATGACGCAGTTTGGAGGGCTTTTCTAGCTGCTTGCAGGACACACAAAAATGAAAAAATGGCAACATATGCAGCTGGGATGATAGCCGAATCAACCGGTGAAAATTCTGGGGTCCAGGTTCTGCTTTCAAACATATATGCATCTGCTGGAAAGTGGACTGATGTTGCAGAAGTGAGACTAAACATGAAGGCAATGGGGATTAAAAAAGTGCCAGGATCTAGCTCAATCGAGGCTAATGGCGTGATTCACGAGTTTACTTCAGGTGATCAGTCTCATTTAGTCACAGACCTCGTTCTCCCAATGCTAGAAGAGATCAACTACAGACTCAGAGATGTGTCTCATGTTCCTGACCTAAAAAGTGTTTTGCTAGATGTTGAtgagcaagaaaaagatattttGCTCAGTAGACATAGTGAAAAACTAGCCTTAGCCTTTGGACTCGTCAGTACAAGCCATGGAACGCCCATACGTATAATCAAGAATCTCAGAATGTGCTCTGACTGTCATTCTTATGCAAAGTTAGTGTCAGAGATGTATGATCGTAAAATTATAATTCGAGATAACAACCGATTTCACTTTTTCCAGCATGGAATTTGCTCTTGCTGTGATTATTGGTAG
- the LOC141676670 gene encoding protein RDM1-like, whose amino-acid sequence MKRAMPFDDQVDISSDEESSSELDIAELAHKLAGDVSIDQPEPTDVVMTIENVVLREAEMYQDFMMHLTIPTQRGAIVPFSSWREFGNSMKEIYKQPLHYLTNVFLRQLDQNRIGADDVDKRLDTIIHPAKAEVFLWMTEEIHRLTTSPHQLATLWLNNPMYKAFIDLYAPLSRNPI is encoded by the exons ATGAAGAGGGCAATGCCATTTGATGATCAGGTAGACATATCTTCCGATGAGGAGTCGTCTTCTGAATTAGACATTGCAGAGTTGGCTCACAAGCTTGCTGGGGACGTATCAATTGATCAACCTGAACCAACCGATGTTGTTATGACAATTG AAAATGTTGTACTCAGAGAGGCCGAGATGTACCAAGATTTTATGATGCATTTGACAATCCCAACTCAACGTGGTGCCATTGTACCATTTTCCTCGTGGAGAGAGTTCGGCAATTCTATGAAAGAGATATATAAGCAGCCTCTGCATTACCTCACAAATGTCTTCCTGAGGCAGTTGGATCAAAACCGGATTGGTGCTGATGATGTGGACAAAAGACTTGATACCATTATTCATCCTGCCAAAGCTGAAGTTTTCCTCTGGATGACGGAAGAAATTCACAGGCTCACTACTTCTCCACATCAGCTGGCTACACTCTGGCTGAACAATCCCATGTACAAAGCTTTTATTGATCTCTATGCCCCTCTGTCTAGAAATCCAATATAA
- the LOC141676602 gene encoding uncharacterized protein LOC141676602 encodes MLLRLAKIRDLSRFGSRFEMMVCRGDVFSMNGVCSLLCSSFSSVTLSKEVDELSDVNESPELPSWVKFSEKGVGVGRSSQNDDFVLPSISHWVDTHKIVDVKVGLESRVGDYSGSNVDKVSRILNNAFDSPDDVVQALNDCGVDVSNELVDQVLKRFSNNWIMALGCFKWAKMQAGFKHSPDSYNMIIDILGKSKNFDLMWDMVEEMDWLGGHVTFETMTKVMRRLAKACQYNDVIEAFRSMDRFQLQKNVVALNVVIDLLAKERCVELAQDVYIEFRNQITPNLLTYNILIRGWCKAKKIDEARQIMEEMQKSGICPDVITYTSFVDAYCHEKNFRKVDETLEVMQENNCPPNVVTYTIIMHARGKAKEIDEALAISETMKKNGCAPDSAFCSSLIYILGKAGRLKDAQDVFDDMPNQGLIPDVLTYRTMITNACRHLQEEKALKLLQKMEENHCPPDLETYMPLLKMCCKLKRMKMISFLLSHMLRNDVSVGLGTYMVLIRGLYNSGKLEHACSFFEEAVQRKFIPPKNIYNDLVKKLEEKGMGKAKKRIEELMLLAKQQQTESHREERE; translated from the coding sequence ATGTTGTTAAGATTAGCAAAGATTCGGGATTTATCGCGTTTCGGGTCTCGATTTGAGATGATGGTTTGCAGAGGTGATGTTTTTTCGATGAATGGAGTGTGTAGTTTGTTATGTAGTTCATTTAGCAGTGTGACTTTGTCTAAAGAAGTGGATGAGTTGAGTGACGTGAACGAGTCTCCTGAACTTCCCAGTTGGGTTAAATTTTCGGAGAAGGGTGTTGGTGTTGGGAGGTCTAGTCAAAATGATGACTTTGTGCTTCCGTCGATATCACATTGGGTTGATACACATAAAATTGTTGATGTGAAAGTTGGATTGGAAAGTCGAGTGGGGGATTATAGTGGAAGTAATGTTGATAAGGTAAGTAGGATTTTGAATAATGCGTTTGATTCTCCGGATGATGTTGTACAAGCTTTAAATGATTGTGGTGTTGATGTATCTAATGAGTTGGTTGATCAAGTGTTGAAGAGATTTAGCAATAACTGGATAATGGCATTAGGGTGTTTCAAATGGGCTAAAATGCAGGCAGGGTTCAAGCATTCCCCAGACTCTTATAATATGATAATTGATATTTTAGGGAAGTCGAAGAATTTTGATTTAATGTGGGATATGGTGGAAGAAATGGATTGGTTGGGAGGGCACGTTACATTTGAAACAATGACAAAGGTCATGAGAAGGCTTGCAAAGGCTTGTCAGTATAATGATGTGATAGAGGCTTTTAGAAGCATGGATCGGTTTCAATTGCAGAAGAATGTTGTTGCACTGAATGTAGTCATTGATTTATTAGCAAAAGAGAGGTGCGTTGAGCTTGCTCAAGATGTGTATATTGAGTTTAGGAATCAGATAACTCCAAACTTACTTACTTATAATATATTGATACGTGGTTGGTGCAAAGCTAAGAAAATAGATGAAGCCAGACAGATTATGGAAGAAATGCAAAAAAGTGGGATTTGTCCTGATGTGATTACGTATACGTCCTTTGTCGATGCCTATTGCCACGAGAAGAATTTTCGTAAAGTTGATGAAACTCTGGAGGTGATGCAAGAAAATAATTGTCCTCCAAATGTGGTGACTTACACTATCATAATGCATGCTCGAGGAAAGGCAAAGGAAATAGATGAAGCCTTGGCGATATCAGAAACTATGAAGAAGAATGGTTGTGCTCCTGATTCTGCATTTTGTAGTTCCTTAATTTACATCTTAGGTAAAGCTGGTAGGCTAAAGGATGCTCAGGATGTTTTTGACGATATGCCAAATCAAGGACTTATTCCAGATGTTTTAACATATAGAACTATGATCACAAACGCTTGCCGTCACTTGCAGGAGGAAAAAGCTCTAAAACTACTTCAGAAAATGGAAGAGAATCACTGCCCGCCTGATTTGGAAACGTACATGCCATTATTAAAGATGTGTTGTAAATTGAAACGAATGAAGATGATTTCTTTTCTACTGAGCCATATGTTGAGAAATGATGTCAGTGTTGGTCTTGGAACCTATATGGTTTTAATTCGTGGGTTATATAATAGTGGGAAACTGGAACATGCCTGCTCATTTTTTGAGGAAGCTGTGCAGAGAAAGTTTATTCCACCAAAGAATATATACAATGATCTGGTGAAAAAACTTGAGGAAAAGGGTATGGGTAAAGCAAAGAAACGGATTGAAGaattgatgttgttggccaaGCAGCAACAAACTGAATCACACCGCGAAGAAAGGGAATGA
- the LOC141676591 gene encoding type IV inositol polyphosphate 5-phosphatase 7-like: MRDENAKKSKLAWSKSVVRKLLNIRCKTEDVQANEDVSAVGNVGWTDSFSERELNKSKKVKTDKASRARDRLRRYKANLDHPQVINVQNYSIFSATWNVGGKSPTSNLSVDDWLLASPPADIYVLGFQEIVPLNAGNILGAEDNGPAKKWLALINKTLNNRPGTSGSACCTPSPVPNPIAESNADFEGSNRHTASALFQRRSFQAPRNWRNDNDNYPIPQPRLDRRYSVCDRVIFGHRPSDYDSTVRWGHRPSDYSSSRRSSDFSSSHRPSDYSSHRQSDYSSQRPSDYSSSQRPSDYSSGHRPSDYSWGQRPSDYSRWGSSDDDYGPVDSPSTVLFSPMEDGYRMRGNSKYCLVVTEQMVGVFLTIWVRSDLKEHVQNIKVSRVGRGLMGYLGNKGSISVSMLLHQTSFCFVCSHLTSGQKEGDELRRNSDVMQILRRTRFPRVRGICNEKSPQTILEHDRIIWVGDLNYRIALSYRSAKALVEMQNWRALLENDQLRLEQRKGRVFEGWREGKIYFPPTYKYSHNSDRYTGESINLKEKRRTPAWCDRILWFGRGLHQLSYVRGESRFSDHRPVYSIFWAEVESSHSRLKKSTSCSTSRIEVEELFPYSHGYTELCFF; the protein is encoded by the exons ATGAGAGATGAAAATGCCAAGAAAAGCAAG CTCGCTTGGTCAAAATCAGTGGTTAGGAAGCTGCTTAATATTAGGTGCAAAACTGAAGATGTTCAGGCTAATGAAGATGTTTCTGCAG TTGGGAATGTTGGGTGGACGGATAGCTTCTCCGAGAGGGAGCTGAACAAAAGCAAGAAAGTTAAAACAG ATAAAGCAAGTAGAGCAAGGGACCGACTCCGGCGATATAAAGCTAATCTGGATCACCCTCAAGTTATAAATGTGCAGAACTATAG CATTTTTTCAGCTACATGGAATGTAGGTGGAAAATCTCCTACAAGTAATTTGAGTGTTGATGATTGGCTCCTTGCCTCACCTCCTGCAGACATATATGTACTTGG ATTTCAAGAAATAGTTCCGTTAAATGCTGGTAATATTCTGGGAGCAGAAGACAATGGCCCTGCCAAAAAATGGCTAGCTTTGATTAATAAGACCCTAAACAATCGTCCTGGAACTAGTGGAAGTGCTTGCTGCACACCTTCTCCAGTCCCTAATCCGATTGCCGAATCTAATGCTGATTTTGAGGGATCAAACAGGCATACAGCCTCAGCTTTATTCCAGCGTAGATCATTCCAGGCACCAAGAAACTGGAGAAATGACAACGACAATTATCCTATACCCCAACCTCGCCTTGATAGACGGTACAGTGTCTGTGATCGAGTGATCTTTGGTCATAGACCTAGTGACTACGACTCCACTGTCAGATGGGGTCATAGGCCAAGTGATTATTCTTCAAGTCGCCGGTCAAGTGATTTTTCTTCCAGTCACAGACCTAGTGATTACTCAAGTCACAGGCAAAGTGATTACTCTAGTCAGAGGCCTAGTGATTATTCATCAAGTCAAAGGCCAAGTGATTATTCTTCAGGGCATAGACCAAGTGATTACTCATGGGGTCAGAGGCCAAGTGATTATTCCAGATGGGGCTCATCAGATGATGATTATGGGCCCGTGGATTCACCTAGCACTGTGTTATTCTCACCAATGGAAGATGGTTATAGAATGCGGGGAAATTCAAAGTATTGTTTAGTCGTGACTGAGCAAATGGTTGGAGTTTTTCTCACAATATGGGTGAGGAGTGACTTGAAAGAGCATGTCCAGAACATCAAGGTATCTCGTGTTGGTAGAGGATTGATGGGTTACCTAGGAAATAAG GGGTCCATATCGGTCAGCATGTTGTTGCATCAAACAAGCTTCTGCTTTGTCTGTAGCCACTTGACCTCGGGACAGAAGGAAGGTGATGAGCTAAGGAGAAATTCTGATGTAATGCAGATCCTGAGGAGGACAAGGTTTCCACGAGTTCGTGGGATTTGTAATGAAAAGTCCCCACAAACGATCCTTGAGCATGA TCGAATCATCTGGGTCGGGGATCTGAACTATCGAATTGCGCTATCTTACCGATCTGCAAAAGCACTCGTTGAGATGCAAAACTGGAGAGCTCTGTTAGAAAATGATCAG TTACGATTAGAGCAGCGAAAGGGTCGCGTTTTTGAAGGATGGAGAGAAGGAAAGATATACTTTCCCCCAACATACAAATACTCACATAATTCAGACAGATACACTGGTGAAAGTATTAACCTAAAAGAGAAACGCCGAACACCTGCATG GTGTGATCGGATTTTGTGGTTTGGAAGAGGTCTACATCAATTATCTTATGTCCGAGGGGAATCCAGGTTCTCTGATCACAGACCAGTTTACAGCATATTCTGGGCTGAGGTTGAGTCATCGCATAGCCGTTTAAAGAAAAGCACAAGCTGTTCTACCTCTAGAATTGAGGTTGAGGAACTGTTTCCATACTCACATGGCTACACAGAGCTCTGCTTTTTTTGA